Proteins from a genomic interval of Equus quagga isolate Etosha38 chromosome 13, UCLA_HA_Equagga_1.0, whole genome shotgun sequence:
- the LOC124250940 gene encoding Fc receptor-like protein 6, with protein sequence MLLWTVVLFFVPCLGKTVWLNLRAWPDPVFEGDTLTLQCQGRRNAAVSRVTFYKDGKSLQFSKDSQTLSVGPATVKNSGRYWCSGQVTYGPFTDMQISRITMVQVQELFLPPVLSTVHSSEPREGSPVTLRCETMLHPQRSALRLLFSFYKEGHVLQDRGLHPELCIPGAQDGDSGLYWCKAAPEGGRVQKQSPQLEIRVQAPVSRPLLTLRPRPSGLAVGDIVELLCEVQRGSPPILYSFYLDGKILGNHSAPHGGAVSFLFPVMSKQHAGNYSCQAENSVSKESSGPETLSLDGPLVLSTPTSSNWLVPWLPASLLGVMVIAAALLGYFRPWRKNGPLPPQNLPPAPSGEQHSLCAKVHYQNKKEEGVIYSAVRTTSNSEARPAESTSREKDNSVIYTEVRCPQLGEVPAKRLNMRSRTHRDPLGDRDEVLYW encoded by the exons ATGCTGCTCTGGACGGTTGTGCTGTTCTTCG TTCCCTGTTTGGGGAAAACAG TCTGGCTGAACCTCCGAGCCTGGCCAGACCCCGTGTTTGAAGGAGACACCCTGACTCTGCAAtgccagggaaggaggaatgcAGCCGTGTCCCGGGTGACATTCTACAAAGATGGGAAATCCCTCCAGTTCTCTAAGGACAGCCAGACTCTGTCCGTGGGGCCAGCAACAGTGAAAAACAGTGGCCGGTACTGGTGCAGTGGGCAGGTGACTTACGGTCCATTCACGGACATGCAAATCTCAAGGATTACCATGGTTCAAGTCCAAG AGCTGTTCCTGCCTCCTGTGCTGAGCACTGTCCACTCTTCTGAGCCCCGTGAGGGGAGCCCGGTGACCCTGAGATGTGAGACAATGCTGCACCCACAGAGGTCAGCCTTGCggctcctcttctccttctacaAGGAGGGCCACGTCTTGCAGGACAGGGGCCTCCACCCAGAACTGTGCATCCCAGGAGCCCAGGATGGAGACTCTGGGCTTTACTGGTGCAAGGCTGCCCCTGAGGGAGGCCGAGTTCAGAAACAGAGCCCCCAGCTGGAGATCAGGGTGCAGG CTCCTGTGTCCCGTCCTCTGCTCACGCTGAGACCCAGGCCCTCTGGCCTCGCAGTGGGGGACATAGTGGAGCTTCTCTGTGAGGTCCAGAGGGGCTCCCCCCCGATCCTGTACTCATTCTACCTCGACGGGAAGATCCTGGGGAATCACTCAGCCCCCCATGGTGGAgctgtctccttcctcttcccagtGATGTCAAAGCAGCATGCTGGGAACTACTCCTGCCAGGCTGAGAACAGTGTTTCCAAAGAGTCAAGTGGGCCTGAGACACTCTCCCTGGATG GTCCTCTGGTCTTGTCCACCCCCACCAGCAGCAACTGGCTGGTTCCTTGGCTACCTGCAAGCCTGCTGGGTGTGATGGTCATTGCTGCTGCACTTCTGGGTTATTTCAGACCCTGGAGAAAAAACG GGCCCCTTCCACCCCAGAATCTGCCCCCAGCTCCAAGTGGAGAGcagcactcactgtgtgccaaAG TTCATTAtcagaataagaaagaagaaggTGTCATCTACTCTGCAGTGCGTACAACCTCAAATAGTGAAG CCAGGCCTGCTGAGTCAACCTCAAGGGAAAAG GACAATTCTGTCATCTACACTGAGGTGAGATGCCCACAGCTTGGTGAGGTTCCAGCCAAGCGGCTGAATATGAGAAGCAGGACCCACAGAGATCCCCTTGGTGACCGTGATGAGGTCCTCTACTGGTGA